From the Cryptomeria japonica chromosome 2, Sugi_1.0, whole genome shotgun sequence genome, one window contains:
- the LOC131034031 gene encoding L-type lectin-domain containing receptor kinase SIT2, producing MVRGSTSLTLSLFFFLLLHWCPTVQAQTNFIAQTNFSSIHLSGNATVIPDVGIRLTDLAEHVKGRAVYSQPLRIKDETFSFSTTFVFCILPPSDISLAGDGLAFIIAPHPSQNTALDGLYLGLFDNFTSMGHSYNHLFAVEFDIVQNDEFNDINSNHVGVDLNSLISQKSQSAGYWIGNQSLGLDLKSGHNIQAWIEYDHVSKELNVTVAPAGSLRPEIPLISMKNLTLSDILEEEMYVGFSAATGLTIEGNYILTWSFSTNGTAPALNTSMLPCLLQSKSKSPKLPLIAGFTTGMVVFLLLAVAVMWFKRKKSRDPVEEWEVEYWPHRFSYRDLATATKGFREEQVIGCGGFGKVYKGVLCSNGLEVAVKCLLRESSEGVKEFIAEISSLGRLQHRNLVQIRGYCRRGKQLFIVYDFMPNGSLEKLMFGNPGGVLRWAQRYRILWDVAAGLLYLHQGWEQRVVHRDIKSSNVLLDSQLRGKLGDFGLARLYRHDDNYLSTCVMGTPGYIAPEVGHRGRATPESDVFSFGVLMLEVACGRRPVTPFPDAPQIGLLDWLRELHTNNKVMDAADPKLNGEYLELEMERMLRLGLLCCNPRPEARPPMRQVVQILEGEASFISLSVEKGKPSSSIQSSYKCSTDTYYFSSLEGR from the coding sequence ATGGTAAGGGGAAGCACGTCTCTGaccctttctcttttcttcttcctcctcctccaTTGGTGCCCAACTGTCCAAGCTCAAACGAATTTCATCGCCCAAACGAATTTCTCTTCCATACATCTCTCTGGAAACGCAACAGTGATCCCCGATGTGGGTATCCGCCTAACTGATCTAGCAGAACACGTTAAGGGCAGAGCTGTATATTCACAACCTCTGCGTATCAAAGATGAAACATTCTCATTCAGCACTACCTTCGTATTCTGCATACTTCCCCCATCAGACATTTCATTGGCCGGAGATGGATTGGCCTTTATCATAGCCCCTCACCCATCTCAAAACACAGCTTTAGATGGCCTCTACCTCGGTCTCTTCGACAATTTTACAAGCATGGGACACTCTTACAATCATCTCTTTGCAGTTGAGTTCGACATCGTCCAGAACGATGAATTCAATGATATTAACAGCAATCATGTGGGTGTGGATCTCAACTCTCTTATCTCTCAAAAATCTCAGTCTGCAGGTTACTGGATTGGTAACCAATCTTTAGGCCTCGATCTCAAGAGTGGGCATAACATACAAGCCTGGATTGAATACGACCATGTTTCAAAGGAGCTCAATGTAACGGTAGCCCCTGCTGGATCCCTTCGTCCAGAAATTCCCCTGATATCTATGAAAAACCTAACTCTgtctgacattcttgaagaagaaaTGTATGTGGGTTTCTCAGCAGCAACAGGATTAACAATTGAAGGCAATTACATCCTAACATGGAGCTTCTCTACAAATGGAACGGCACCTGCCTTGAACACATCCATGCTTCCATGCCTCTTACAGAGCAAATCCAAATCCCCCAAATTGCCACTAATAGCAGGATTTACCACAGGTATGGTTGTTTTCCTACTACTAGCAGTTGCAGTAATGTGGTTTAAAAGAAAGAAAAGTAGAGACCCTGTTGAAGAATGGGAGGTGGAGTATTGGCCACATAGATTTAGCTACAGAGACTTAGCTACTGCAACCAAGGGTTTCAGAGAAGAGCAAGTCATAGGGTGTGGAGGCTTCGGCAAGGTTTACAAAGGAGTCCTTTGTAGCAACGGCCTCGAAGTTGCTGTAAAATGTCTCCTCCGAGAGAGCAGCGAAGGAGTGAAGGAATTCATAGCAGAGATTTCAAGTCTAGGGCGTTTACAGCACCGGAATCTTGTGCAGATCAGAGGCTACTGCAGGCGAGGAAAACAGTTATTCATAGTCTATGATTTCATGCCCAATGGAAGCCTGGAGAAATTGATGTTTGGTAATCCTGGTGGGGTTCTACGATGGGCTCAGAGGTACAGAATTCTGTGGGATGTAGCTGCTGGACTGCTGTATCTTCACCAGGGATGGGAACAGAGAGTAGTGCACAGGGACATCAAGTCTAGCAATGTTTTGTTGGATTCGCAGCTTCGTGGGAAATTGGGGGATTTTGGACTTGCTCGTTTGTACAGGCATGATGACAACTATTTGAGTACTTGTGTGATGGGAACACCAGGATACATTGCACCAGAAGTGGGACACAGGGGAAGGGCCACTCCTGAATCGGATGTGTTCAGTTTTGGGGTTTTGATGTTGGAGGTTGCATGTGGAAGGCGTCCTGTAACTCCCTTTCCCGATGCCCCTCAAATTGGTTTGTTGGATTGGCTGCGAGAGCTGCACACCAACAACAAGGTCATGGATGCAGCAGATCCAAAGCTTAATGGTGAATACCTTGAGCTTGAAATGGAGAGGATGCTTAGATTGGGACTGCTTTGTTGCAATCCTAGACCAGAAGCCAGGCCTCCCATGAGGCAAGTGGTGCAAATTCTTGAAGGGGAAGCATCCTTCATTTCACTTTCGGTTGAGAAAGGGAAGCCGAGCTCATCAATACAGAGCTCATACAAGTGCAGTACAGATACCTACTATTTCTCTTCCTTGGAGGGACGTTAG